A stretch of Antennarius striatus isolate MH-2024 chromosome 6, ASM4005453v1, whole genome shotgun sequence DNA encodes these proteins:
- the sphkap gene encoding A-kinase anchor protein SPHKAP isoform X4 translates to MAGAKCLQKTTSNFQSSAMFESSESVEVERGSAESTVASSISACKKVLGGNSVLDSLDYWLRNEKALCRLGLLDDDTEGNCALMCFVNLDPQKTDCRDDKSIKKLASVSPDLPKLVELLTVHQPKENEILLLGGLDASDTCQTHPHSPSQGGQQHRSTGVCLVPCSRQKRFTQPSSIIFDINKFLIGLQWGKERQLHQGRASGQRVDDDTNRSISSIEEDFLTASEHLGDDSEDDGLRTEVESGVVAGGLVETSQKHHFRLSCQRGQLAHHQKRDEAEVKKDEHQQANLHSKESAGHYATNLAESVLQDAFIRLSQDESSFVSEAAVSVSLSSCPSNSTRLPRTREPSQQRTCSFELPKIVIVQSPDSSDGAVEWPETQVSHVPDHDINANTREMPEDGTQAHVPQNNGVHPAKHVEVALACAANVIGTITAPQLTEQIAMESASEEETEEEMRDSEERGDYSFSSAMCGMAQVAGAVAAVELTEESGECCDSDIDSSEVYTASRGLMSAAEASAAFTLHCSVAEGTSVEAFCANIAEVLHQKAAEVLTQPQGYKSVAQLLEATHNKIVDGITCSKKSYMDEREVDDLINEVADSLFKHALVKAKKKKELEGTGKEAPNLQDFLQDSVNNLLFDILCLTQKKISHISECDQESFETQEGDICATEPATTNERRNQSSQLHYLVGHSQSTKNENNGSMPYCTDKVPLVPGLKERPEENDVIAPSYIAHSKEQQQLSSCRQTQSKFISSTKDFSEQQQITGAMKDHWNENPVHSTEKRGRLVTGGDSRQASLTPQSSLNSCSSLLYWRMDSESRTPITCYADDLAATVVSMATELAAICLENSTGKQPWFCALKGMSNEGPETYLIPACRSVLRRKEGQNSNSASKKHRAPRLSEIKRKTEEQPELMERLVNRVVDESVNLDEPQDPFALFASEVTARIMNCPELNVVDTSKTGQTRSSRLQCERWSRGKASSYESIPEEDADPSGTPNTLGPGSRLGQNLSRGSSISKQSSCESITDEFSRFMVNQMETEGRGFDLLLDYYAGKNASSILAAAMQQAATKKNGHLNVRTSSCLSKQSSTESITEEFYRFMLRDMDKENKEYGIAKTKEWSNSLFPPSPRTPFCIRQSSVPDRRSSDSRLTVNSPIKANSFDGFARGVHGDVLNIFPTNSVSATGLCKSDSCLYQRGKTDQITDMLIHETWSSSIESLMRKNKIIADPEDSIDLEAAGDSQPHVQQFANRLAADIVDIGKSALGGQQDLVGGPSWPLPQPRMPVGERRRGFKQSHLSCGRTRSSQEQTGAGVGSRTSDSSTPCVSGPRDVPLIHIEGDQKDDEATSNPDRKGGGPQEIPSHMSTSKRTERAVANCSRNGTSSASSLGLADLDAFYDVPTQSTIISEETEKSHLAGTKENVFESISVRTSGGSSNLRVLLVVNCDLEPECVNSELRVVLQWIAASELGLPALYFRKSKQKRIAKFQRVVHMMSQKAWRIGDLFSAVVQFCKLHEEEEEEGRSPSSLFDWLLETL, encoded by the exons ATGTGTTTTGTAAATTTGGACCCCCAGAAAACCGACTGTCGTGACGACAAAAGCATCAAG AAATTGGCGTCCGTGTCTCCAGACCTGCCAAAGCTTGTTGAATTACTGACTGTCCACCAGCCGAAAGAAAATGAGATCCTATTGCTCGGTGGCCTGGATGCTTCCGACACTTGccaaacacacccacactccCCTTCTCAG GGTGGGCAGCAGCACAGAAGCACAGGAGTATGCCTGGTTCCGTGTTCAAGGCAAAAACGCTTCACCCAACCAAGCAGCATCATCTTCGATATCAACAAGTTCCTCATTGGGCTGCAGTGGGGGAAGGAGCGGCAGCTTCACCAGGGACGAGCGTCTGGGCAGCGGGTCGACGATGACACCAATCGGTCCATTTCTTCCATTGAAGAGGATTTCCTGACGGCCTCAGAACACCTTGGTGATGACAGCGAAGATGATGGCCTCAGGACTG AAGTAGAGAGTGGTGTCGTGGCAGGAGGCTTGGTAGAAACATCGCAGAAACACCATTTTAGACTTTCATGTCAGAGGGGACAGCTGGCCCATCATCAGAAAAGGGATGAGGCTGAGGTGAAAAAGGACGAGCATCAGCAGGCGAACCTCCACAGTAAGGAATCAGCTGGTCATTACGCCACCAATCTGGCTGAATCGGTTCTGCAAGATGCCTTCATACGTCTCTCTCAGGATGAGAGCTCCTTCGTCTCTGAGGCAGCTGTCAGCGTGTCCCTCTCCAGCTGCCCTTCCAACTCCACTAGACTCCCAAGGACCAGAGAGCCTTCCCAACAGCGCACCTGCTCTTTTGAACTTCCCAAGATTGTTATAGTCCAAAGTCCAGACAGTTCTGATGGGGCTGTAGAATGGCCCGAGACTCAGGTTTCTCATGTCCCTGACCATGATATCAATGCTAATACCAGAGAGATGCCAGAAGATGGGACGCAGGCCCATGTTCCTCAAAACAATGGAGTACACCCAGCCAAACATGTAGAGGTGGCATTGGCTTGTGCTGCCAATGTCATTGGTACCATTACTGCTCCACAGCTAACAGAACAGATCGCCATGGAGTCGGCgtcagaagaagaaacagaggaggagatgCGAGACTCAGAGGAGAGGGGCGACTACTCTTTCTCCTCGGCCATGTGCGGTATGGCCCAGGTAGCCGGTGCTGTAGCAGCTGTGGAGCTAACAGAGGAGTCAGGGGAGTGCTGTGATTCTGACATAGATTCTTCAGAAGTCTACACAGCATCCCGTGGTTTGATGTCTGCTGCTGAGGCGTCAGCAGCTTTTACGTTGCACTGCAGCGTAGCAGAGGGTACCAGCGTGGAAGCGTTTTGTGCTAACATCGCCGAGGTCCTGCACCAGAAAGCAGCAGAGGTGCTGACTCAGCCACAAGGCTACAAGAGCGTAGCCCAACTGCTAGAGGCCACGCATAACAAGATTGTCGATGGTATCACTTGCTCGAAAAAATCTTACATGGATGAGAGAGAGGTGGACGACTTGATAAATGAGGTGGCAGACAGCTTGTTCAAGCATGCTTTAGTaaaagccaaaaagaaaaaagaactggAGGGCACAGGAAAAGAGGCACCTAATCTGCAGGACTTCCTGCAAGACAGTGTCAACAATTTACTGTTTGATATCCTTTGCTTGACACAGAAGAAAATCAGTCACATCTCTGAATGTGATCAGGAGTCATTTGAAACACAAGAGGGTGACATTTGTGCTACAGAGCCTGCTACAACCAATGAGCGCAGGAATCAATCAAGTCAATTACACTACTTAGTCGGCCATAGCCAGTCCACAAAAAATGAGAACAACGGCAGCATGCCGTACTGCACAGATAAGGTTCCTCTAGTTCCAGGGCTAAAGGAGAGACCTGAGGAAAATGATGTCATTGCACCCTCCTATATAGCACACAGTAAAGAGCAACAGCAGCTCTCATCTTGTAGACAAACTCAGTCTAAATTCATCTCGTCTACCAAGGATTTCTCTGAGCAGCAACAGATCACCGGTGCCATGAAAGATCACTGGAATGAAAACCCAGTTCATAGCACTGAGAAGAGGGGGCGACTAGTGACAGGCGGCGACAGCAGACAGGCTTCCCTCACACCCCAATCCTCACTCAACTCTTGCAGTTCACTACTCTATTGGAGAATGGACTCAGAGTCCAGGACACCTATTACATGTTATGCTGATGATCTGGCTGCCACAGTGGTGTCTATGGCGACAGAGCTAGCAGCCATCTGTCTGGAAAACTCAACCGGGAAACAACCCTGGTTCTGTGCCCTCAAAGGAATGTCCAATGAAGGGCCAGAAACCTACTTGATCCCAGCTTGCCGATCAGTTCTTAGGAGAAAAGAGGGGCAGAACAGCAATTCTGCCTCCAAGAAACATCGGGCACCGCGTCTCAGTGAGATCAAGAGGAAAACAGAGGAGCAGCCAGAGCTGATGGAGAGGCTGGTGAACCGGGTAGTGGATGAATCAGTCAACCTCGATGAACCGCAGGACCCGTTTGCTCTCTTTGCGTCTGAAGTCACTGCCCGCATCATGAACTGTCCCGAGCTTAATGTGGTGGATACTTCCAAAACAGGCCAGACGCGCAGCAGCAGGTTGCAGTGTGAGAGGTGGAGTCGTGGGAAGGCATCTAGTTACGAGAGCATTCCGGAGGAAGATGCGGATCCGTCGGGCACTCCCAACACCCTGGGTCCTGGAAGTCGTTTAGGGCAGAACTTGAGCCGTGGTAGCTCCATCTCAAAACAGTCGAGCTGTGAGAGCATCACAGATGAGTTCTCCCGGTTCATGGTGAACCAGATGGAGACTGAGGGCAGAGGCTTTGACCTGCTGTTGGACTACTATGCAGGAAAAAATGCCAGCAGCATTCTGGCTGCAGCTATGCAACAGGCTGCAACTAAGAAAAATGGTCATCTTAATGTCAGGACTTCATCCTGCCTGTCTAAACAGTCCAGCACAGAGAGCATCACAGAGGAGTTCTATAGGTTTATGCTTCGGGACATGGATAAGGAAAACAAAGAGTATGGCATTGCCAAGACTAAAGAGTGGAGCAACAGCCTCTTCCCTCCTTCTCCCAGAACACCCTTCTGTATACGACAGTCGTCTGTCCCAGACCGTCGCTCCTCGGACTCGCGATTAACCGTTAACTCACCCATTAAAGCCAACTCGTTTGATGGATTTGCTCGCGGCGTGCATGGAGACGTGCTGAATATCTTCCCCACCAACTCAGTGTCAGCGACGGGACTGTGTAAGTCTGACTCCTGCCTCTATCAAAGGGGTAAGACGGATCAGATTACTGATATGCTAATTCATGAAACCTGGTCAAGTTCCATTGAGTCCTTGATGAGAAAGAATAAGATCATCGCTGATCCAGAGGACAGTATTGATCTGGAGGCCGCCGGAGACTCCCAGCCTCATGTGCAACAGTTTGCTAATCGCTTGGCTGCTGACATCGTAGATATTGGCAAATCTGCACTGGGAGGCCAACAAGATCTAGTTGGGGGTCCATCTTGGCCACTCCCTCAGCCACGTATGCCTGTCGGTGAACGAAGAAGGGGGTTCAAACAATCTCACTTGAGTTGTGGTCGAACAAGGTCCAGCCAGGAGCAAACTGGCGCTGGAGTAGGATCCAGGACAAGCGATAGCAGCACACCTTGCGTGAGCGGCCCCAGAGATGTGCCGCTAATCCACATTGAGGGAGATCAGAAGGACGATGAGGCCACTTCAAACCCCGacaggaaaggaggaggacCTCAGGAGATACCGTCACACATGTCAACTTCCAAGCGTACAGAAAGAGCTGTAGCCAACTGCAGCAG GAATGGGACCAGCAGTGCATCCAGCCTAGGCCTGGCAGACCTAGATGCATTTTATGATGTGCCTACTCAGAGCACAATAATTAG cgaggagacagaaaaaagcCATCTGGCAGGAACCAAGGAGAATGTCTTTG AGAGCATTTCAGTGAGGACGTCAGGTGGCAGCAGCAACCTCAGGGTGTTACTGGTGGTGAACTGCGACCTCGAGCCGGAGTGTGTGAACTCTGAGCTGAGGGTGGTCCTCCAGTGGATTGCTGCTTCCGAACTGGGCCTTCCTGCCCTCTACTTCAGGAAATCCAAGCAGAAGAGGATCGCAAAG TTCCAGAGGGTGGTCCACATGATGTCCCAGAAGGCATGGAGGATTGGGGATTTGTTCAGCGCCGTGGTTCAGTTCTGCAAGCtacatgaggaggaagaggaggagggccgGTCGCCGTCCAGTCTGTTTGATTGGCTGTTGGAGACGCTGTGA
- the sphkap gene encoding A-kinase anchor protein SPHKAP isoform X2 yields MAGAKCLQKTTSNFQSSAMFESSESVEVERGSAESTVASSISACKKVLGGNSVLDSLDYWLRNEKALCRLGLLDDDTEGNCALMCFVNLDPQKTDCRDDKSIKKLASVSPDLPKLVELLTVHQPKENEILLLGGLDASDTCQTHPHSPSQGGQQHRSTGVCLVPCSRQKRFTQPSSIIFDINKFLIGLQWGKERQLHQGRASGQRVDDDTNRSISSIEEDFLTASEHLGDDSEDDGLRTEVESGVVAGGLVETSQKHHFRLSCQRGQLAHHQKRDEAEVKKDEHQQANLHSKESAGHYATNLAESVLQDAFIRLSQDESSFVSEAAVSVSLSSCPSNSTRLPRTREPSQQRTCSFELPKIVIVQSPDSSDGAVEWPETQVSHVPDHDINANTREMPEDGTQAHVPQNNGVHPAKHVEVALACAANVIGTITAPQLTEQIAMESASEEETEEEMRDSEERGDYSFSSAMCGMAQVAGAVAAVELTEESGECCDSDIDSSEVYTASRGLMSAAEASAAFTLHCSVAEGTSVEAFCANIAEVLHQKAAEVLTQPQGYKSVAQLLEATHNKIVDGITCSKKSYMDEREVDDLINEVADSLFKHALVKAKKKKELEGTGKEAPNLQDFLQDSVNNLLFDILCLTQKKISHISECDQESFETQEGDICATEPATTNERRNQSSQLHYLVGHSQSTKNENNGSMPYCTDKVPLVPGLKERPEENDVIAPSYIAHSKEQQQLSSCRQTQSKFISSTKDFSEQQQITGAMKDHWNENPVHSTEKRGRLVTGGDSRQASLTPQSSLNSCSSLLYWRMDSESRTPITCYADDLAATVVSMATELAAICLENSTGKQPWFCALKGMSNEGPETYLIPACRSVLRRKEGQNSNSASKKHRAPRLSEIKRKTEEQPELMERLVNRVVDESVNLDEPQDPFALFASEVTARIMNCPELNVVDTSKTGQTRSSRLQCERWSRGKASSYESIPEEDADPSGTPNTLGPGSRLGQNLSRGSSISKQSSCESITDEFSRFMVNQMETEGRGFDLLLDYYAGKNASSILAAAMQQAATKKNGHLNVRTSSCLSKQSSTESITEEFYRFMLRDMDKENKEYGIAKTKEWSNSLFPPSPRTPFCIRQSSVPDRRSSDSRLTVNSPIKANSFDGFARGVHGDVLNIFPTNSVSATGLCKSDSCLYQRGKTDQITDMLIHETWSSSIESLMRKNKIIADPEDSIDLEAAGDSQPHVQQFANRLAADIVDIGKSALGGQQDLVGGPSWPLPQPRMPVGERRRGFKQSHLSCGRTRSSQEQTGAGVGSRTSDSSTPCVSGPRDVPLIHIEGDQKDDEATSNPDRKGGGPQEIPSHMSTSKRTERAVANCSSSERDRPASAVAAVVKRDKRSMSASSEESMGSWSHITPEEETSSFIQLSEGNGTSSASSLGLADLDAFYDVPTQSTIISEETEKSHLAGTKENVFESISVRTSGGSSNLRVLLVVNCDLEPECVNSELRVVLQWIAASELGLPALYFRKSKQKRIAKFQRVVHMMSQKAWRIGDLFSAVVQFCKLHEEEEEEGRSPSSLFDWLLETL; encoded by the exons ATGTGTTTTGTAAATTTGGACCCCCAGAAAACCGACTGTCGTGACGACAAAAGCATCAAG AAATTGGCGTCCGTGTCTCCAGACCTGCCAAAGCTTGTTGAATTACTGACTGTCCACCAGCCGAAAGAAAATGAGATCCTATTGCTCGGTGGCCTGGATGCTTCCGACACTTGccaaacacacccacactccCCTTCTCAG GGTGGGCAGCAGCACAGAAGCACAGGAGTATGCCTGGTTCCGTGTTCAAGGCAAAAACGCTTCACCCAACCAAGCAGCATCATCTTCGATATCAACAAGTTCCTCATTGGGCTGCAGTGGGGGAAGGAGCGGCAGCTTCACCAGGGACGAGCGTCTGGGCAGCGGGTCGACGATGACACCAATCGGTCCATTTCTTCCATTGAAGAGGATTTCCTGACGGCCTCAGAACACCTTGGTGATGACAGCGAAGATGATGGCCTCAGGACTG AAGTAGAGAGTGGTGTCGTGGCAGGAGGCTTGGTAGAAACATCGCAGAAACACCATTTTAGACTTTCATGTCAGAGGGGACAGCTGGCCCATCATCAGAAAAGGGATGAGGCTGAGGTGAAAAAGGACGAGCATCAGCAGGCGAACCTCCACAGTAAGGAATCAGCTGGTCATTACGCCACCAATCTGGCTGAATCGGTTCTGCAAGATGCCTTCATACGTCTCTCTCAGGATGAGAGCTCCTTCGTCTCTGAGGCAGCTGTCAGCGTGTCCCTCTCCAGCTGCCCTTCCAACTCCACTAGACTCCCAAGGACCAGAGAGCCTTCCCAACAGCGCACCTGCTCTTTTGAACTTCCCAAGATTGTTATAGTCCAAAGTCCAGACAGTTCTGATGGGGCTGTAGAATGGCCCGAGACTCAGGTTTCTCATGTCCCTGACCATGATATCAATGCTAATACCAGAGAGATGCCAGAAGATGGGACGCAGGCCCATGTTCCTCAAAACAATGGAGTACACCCAGCCAAACATGTAGAGGTGGCATTGGCTTGTGCTGCCAATGTCATTGGTACCATTACTGCTCCACAGCTAACAGAACAGATCGCCATGGAGTCGGCgtcagaagaagaaacagaggaggagatgCGAGACTCAGAGGAGAGGGGCGACTACTCTTTCTCCTCGGCCATGTGCGGTATGGCCCAGGTAGCCGGTGCTGTAGCAGCTGTGGAGCTAACAGAGGAGTCAGGGGAGTGCTGTGATTCTGACATAGATTCTTCAGAAGTCTACACAGCATCCCGTGGTTTGATGTCTGCTGCTGAGGCGTCAGCAGCTTTTACGTTGCACTGCAGCGTAGCAGAGGGTACCAGCGTGGAAGCGTTTTGTGCTAACATCGCCGAGGTCCTGCACCAGAAAGCAGCAGAGGTGCTGACTCAGCCACAAGGCTACAAGAGCGTAGCCCAACTGCTAGAGGCCACGCATAACAAGATTGTCGATGGTATCACTTGCTCGAAAAAATCTTACATGGATGAGAGAGAGGTGGACGACTTGATAAATGAGGTGGCAGACAGCTTGTTCAAGCATGCTTTAGTaaaagccaaaaagaaaaaagaactggAGGGCACAGGAAAAGAGGCACCTAATCTGCAGGACTTCCTGCAAGACAGTGTCAACAATTTACTGTTTGATATCCTTTGCTTGACACAGAAGAAAATCAGTCACATCTCTGAATGTGATCAGGAGTCATTTGAAACACAAGAGGGTGACATTTGTGCTACAGAGCCTGCTACAACCAATGAGCGCAGGAATCAATCAAGTCAATTACACTACTTAGTCGGCCATAGCCAGTCCACAAAAAATGAGAACAACGGCAGCATGCCGTACTGCACAGATAAGGTTCCTCTAGTTCCAGGGCTAAAGGAGAGACCTGAGGAAAATGATGTCATTGCACCCTCCTATATAGCACACAGTAAAGAGCAACAGCAGCTCTCATCTTGTAGACAAACTCAGTCTAAATTCATCTCGTCTACCAAGGATTTCTCTGAGCAGCAACAGATCACCGGTGCCATGAAAGATCACTGGAATGAAAACCCAGTTCATAGCACTGAGAAGAGGGGGCGACTAGTGACAGGCGGCGACAGCAGACAGGCTTCCCTCACACCCCAATCCTCACTCAACTCTTGCAGTTCACTACTCTATTGGAGAATGGACTCAGAGTCCAGGACACCTATTACATGTTATGCTGATGATCTGGCTGCCACAGTGGTGTCTATGGCGACAGAGCTAGCAGCCATCTGTCTGGAAAACTCAACCGGGAAACAACCCTGGTTCTGTGCCCTCAAAGGAATGTCCAATGAAGGGCCAGAAACCTACTTGATCCCAGCTTGCCGATCAGTTCTTAGGAGAAAAGAGGGGCAGAACAGCAATTCTGCCTCCAAGAAACATCGGGCACCGCGTCTCAGTGAGATCAAGAGGAAAACAGAGGAGCAGCCAGAGCTGATGGAGAGGCTGGTGAACCGGGTAGTGGATGAATCAGTCAACCTCGATGAACCGCAGGACCCGTTTGCTCTCTTTGCGTCTGAAGTCACTGCCCGCATCATGAACTGTCCCGAGCTTAATGTGGTGGATACTTCCAAAACAGGCCAGACGCGCAGCAGCAGGTTGCAGTGTGAGAGGTGGAGTCGTGGGAAGGCATCTAGTTACGAGAGCATTCCGGAGGAAGATGCGGATCCGTCGGGCACTCCCAACACCCTGGGTCCTGGAAGTCGTTTAGGGCAGAACTTGAGCCGTGGTAGCTCCATCTCAAAACAGTCGAGCTGTGAGAGCATCACAGATGAGTTCTCCCGGTTCATGGTGAACCAGATGGAGACTGAGGGCAGAGGCTTTGACCTGCTGTTGGACTACTATGCAGGAAAAAATGCCAGCAGCATTCTGGCTGCAGCTATGCAACAGGCTGCAACTAAGAAAAATGGTCATCTTAATGTCAGGACTTCATCCTGCCTGTCTAAACAGTCCAGCACAGAGAGCATCACAGAGGAGTTCTATAGGTTTATGCTTCGGGACATGGATAAGGAAAACAAAGAGTATGGCATTGCCAAGACTAAAGAGTGGAGCAACAGCCTCTTCCCTCCTTCTCCCAGAACACCCTTCTGTATACGACAGTCGTCTGTCCCAGACCGTCGCTCCTCGGACTCGCGATTAACCGTTAACTCACCCATTAAAGCCAACTCGTTTGATGGATTTGCTCGCGGCGTGCATGGAGACGTGCTGAATATCTTCCCCACCAACTCAGTGTCAGCGACGGGACTGTGTAAGTCTGACTCCTGCCTCTATCAAAGGGGTAAGACGGATCAGATTACTGATATGCTAATTCATGAAACCTGGTCAAGTTCCATTGAGTCCTTGATGAGAAAGAATAAGATCATCGCTGATCCAGAGGACAGTATTGATCTGGAGGCCGCCGGAGACTCCCAGCCTCATGTGCAACAGTTTGCTAATCGCTTGGCTGCTGACATCGTAGATATTGGCAAATCTGCACTGGGAGGCCAACAAGATCTAGTTGGGGGTCCATCTTGGCCACTCCCTCAGCCACGTATGCCTGTCGGTGAACGAAGAAGGGGGTTCAAACAATCTCACTTGAGTTGTGGTCGAACAAGGTCCAGCCAGGAGCAAACTGGCGCTGGAGTAGGATCCAGGACAAGCGATAGCAGCACACCTTGCGTGAGCGGCCCCAGAGATGTGCCGCTAATCCACATTGAGGGAGATCAGAAGGACGATGAGGCCACTTCAAACCCCGacaggaaaggaggaggacCTCAGGAGATACCGTCACACATGTCAACTTCCAAGCGTACAGAAAGAGCTGTAGCCAACTGCAGCAG CAGTGAGAGGGACAGGCCAGCTTCGGCGGTGGCTGCAGTAGTGAAGAGGGACAAGCGTTCTATGAGTGCTAGCAGTGAAGAGAGCATGGGGAGCTGGTCCCATATAACCCCCGAGGAGGAGACCAGTAGTTTTATCCAGCTGAGTGAGGG GAATGGGACCAGCAGTGCATCCAGCCTAGGCCTGGCAGACCTAGATGCATTTTATGATGTGCCTACTCAGAGCACAATAATTAG cgaggagacagaaaaaagcCATCTGGCAGGAACCAAGGAGAATGTCTTTG AGAGCATTTCAGTGAGGACGTCAGGTGGCAGCAGCAACCTCAGGGTGTTACTGGTGGTGAACTGCGACCTCGAGCCGGAGTGTGTGAACTCTGAGCTGAGGGTGGTCCTCCAGTGGATTGCTGCTTCCGAACTGGGCCTTCCTGCCCTCTACTTCAGGAAATCCAAGCAGAAGAGGATCGCAAAG TTCCAGAGGGTGGTCCACATGATGTCCCAGAAGGCATGGAGGATTGGGGATTTGTTCAGCGCCGTGGTTCAGTTCTGCAAGCtacatgaggaggaagaggaggagggccgGTCGCCGTCCAGTCTGTTTGATTGGCTGTTGGAGACGCTGTGA